From one Buchnera aphidicola (Cinara strobi) genomic stretch:
- a CDS encoding valine--tRNA ligase codes for MEKNYNFKVIEKIIHRNLEKNKFFFNQNDYLNRENFCIMVPPPNITGYLHMGHAFQQTIMDVIIRYNSMIGKNTLLQMGTDHAGIATQMVVERYLFNKEGKIKNEYTRKEFIKKIFSWKKQSESIMFNQIKKLGHLIDWKSVRFTLDSEFSIAVNRVFISLYKEGLVYRRKKLVHWDPKLQTVISDLEVDNRICKQTMWYIKYLILNNNNHIFNKKYLVVATTRPETLLGDTALAVHPSDNRYTKYIGSFVKVPLINRVIPIISDSSIDISKGTGCVKITPAHDFNDYAIGLRHKLLMINIFTKDGKILNKLNIFNYNGKIIKTIDNRVPENLKNQDRFVARKKILFFLKKNNYLKKFISYKIRVPYGDRSGVVLEPMLTNQWYLSMKQLSILAIKAVKTEKIVFVPKQYKNMYLSWMNNIQDWCISRQLWWGHRIPVWYDSQNNVYVGENEKLIRKEYVLSQDIILYRDPDVLDTWFSSSLWTFAGLGWPKNTKKISIFHPTDVLVCGFDIIFFWISRMIMMTMHIIKDKHGSPQIPFKTVYVTGLIRDEEGKKMSKSHGNVLDPLDMIHGISLSKLIKKRTKNLINSNMIDFITSNTIKSFPKGISAHSTDALRYTFLSLASTSRNIHWDMNRLQGYQNFCNKIWHASCFIIKHIKKNNMKQVFFNSFLLNEWILLELNNIIKKYHHYFHLFRFDSISQLLYQFVWNKFCDQYLEIIKPILKNGSDYEKKVIKNTLLYLIKTILILLHPIMPFITTYLWDIFQKKNQTQLNSIILLNPIPKYNVYFNNINIIKFMNWFQKMILVFRNIRSDFKVKHTKLLKVYLKNLSYKIRIFLQENYSLLKKVAYLKFMIEIQEFKIPSPYIIRIIDNIEIFILVDSFLDVNLELQRLNKKIILLKNQINNIKNLLLNKNFLVGAPSHVIKEKKFLLKDNIRFLKKINNQKTVLLKKI; via the coding sequence ATGGAAAAAAATTATAATTTTAAAGTTATTGAAAAGATAATACATAGGAATTTAGAAAAAAATAAATTTTTTTTTAATCAAAATGATTATTTAAATAGAGAAAATTTTTGTATTATGGTCCCTCCTCCAAATATTACTGGATATTTACATATGGGTCATGCTTTTCAACAAACTATTATGGATGTTATAATACGATATAACAGTATGATTGGAAAAAATACATTATTGCAGATGGGGACAGATCATGCAGGGATTGCAACTCAGATGGTAGTAGAGCGTTATTTATTTAATAAAGAGGGTAAGATTAAAAATGAATATACTCGAAAAGAGTTTATAAAAAAAATTTTTAGTTGGAAAAAACAATCTGAATCTATTATGTTTAATCAAATTAAAAAATTAGGTCATTTAATTGATTGGAAATCAGTTCGCTTTACTTTAGATTCTGAATTTTCTATAGCTGTCAATAGAGTTTTTATCTCTTTATATAAAGAAGGATTAGTTTATAGACGTAAAAAGCTAGTTCATTGGGATCCTAAGTTACAAACTGTAATATCTGATTTAGAAGTAGATAATAGAATTTGTAAACAAACTATGTGGTATATAAAATACTTGATTCTAAATAATAATAACCACATTTTTAATAAAAAATATTTAGTAGTAGCGACTACTAGACCTGAAACTTTATTAGGAGATACAGCATTAGCTGTTCATCCATCTGATAATAGATATACTAAATATATTGGCTCATTTGTTAAAGTTCCTTTAATTAACCGAGTTATCCCTATTATTAGTGATTCTTCTATAGATATATCTAAAGGAACTGGTTGTGTTAAAATAACACCAGCGCATGATTTTAATGATTATGCAATTGGCTTACGTCATAAATTATTAATGATTAATATTTTTACAAAAGATGGAAAAATATTAAATAAATTAAATATTTTTAATTATAACGGTAAAATAATAAAAACAATTGATAACAGAGTCCCGGAAAATTTAAAAAACCAAGATCGTTTTGTTGCAAGAAAAAAAATTTTATTTTTTTTAAAAAAAAATAATTATTTAAAAAAATTTATTTCATATAAAATTAGAGTACCTTACGGTGATAGAAGTGGTGTAGTATTAGAGCCTATGTTAACAAATCAGTGGTATCTGAGTATGAAGCAGTTATCTATATTAGCAATAAAAGCTGTTAAAACAGAAAAAATAGTCTTTGTACCTAAACAATATAAAAATATGTATTTATCGTGGATGAATAATATTCAGGACTGGTGTATTTCACGTCAATTATGGTGGGGGCACAGAATCCCTGTGTGGTATGATTCACAAAATAATGTTTATGTCGGAGAGAATGAAAAATTAATTCGAAAAGAATATGTCTTATCACAGGATATTATTTTGTATCGAGACCCAGATGTTTTAGATACTTGGTTTTCTTCAAGTTTATGGACTTTTGCTGGTTTAGGATGGCCTAAGAATACTAAAAAGATCAGTATTTTTCATCCAACTGATGTATTAGTTTGTGGTTTTGACATTATTTTTTTTTGGATTTCTCGAATGATTATGATGACAATGCATATTATAAAAGACAAACATGGAAGTCCTCAAATCCCTTTTAAAACCGTTTATGTAACTGGATTAATAAGAGATGAAGAAGGGAAAAAAATGTCAAAATCGCATGGAAATGTTTTAGACCCCCTAGACATGATTCATGGAATTAGCTTATCTAAATTGATAAAAAAAAGAACTAAAAATTTAATAAATTCAAATATGATAGATTTTATTACATCAAATACTATAAAAAGCTTTCCAAAAGGTATCTCTGCTCATAGCACTGATGCTTTAAGATATACTTTTTTATCGTTAGCATCAACTAGTAGGAATATTCACTGGGACATGAATCGTTTACAGGGATATCAAAATTTTTGTAATAAAATTTGGCATGCTAGTTGTTTTATAATAAAGCATATAAAAAAAAATAATATGAAACAGGTTTTTTTTAATTCATTTTTATTAAATGAATGGATTTTACTAGAATTAAATAATATTATTAAAAAATATCATCATTATTTTCATTTGTTTAGATTTGATAGTATCTCACAATTATTATATCAATTTGTATGGAATAAATTTTGTGATCAATATTTAGAGATAATTAAACCTATCTTAAAGAATGGTTCAGATTATGAAAAAAAGGTTATTAAAAACACATTGCTATATCTGATTAAAACTATTTTGATCTTACTTCATCCTATTATGCCATTTATTACTACATATTTATGGGATATTTTTCAAAAAAAAAATCAAACTCAATTAAATTCTATAATACTTTTAAATCCTATTCCTAAATATAATGTATATTTCAATAATATTAATATTATTAAATTTATGAATTGGTTTCAAAAAATGATTTTAGTATTTCGGAATATTAGATCAGATTTTAAAGTAAAACATACTAAATTACTAAAAGTATATTTAAAAAATCTTTCTTATAAAATTAGGATATTTTTACAAGAAAATTATTCTTTATTAAAAAAAGTAGCATATTTAAAATTTATGATTGAAATTCAGGAATTTAAAATCCCTTCTCCTTATATTATTCGTATTATTGATAATATTGAAATATTTATTTTAGTTGATTCATTTTTAGATGTTAATTTAGAATTACAGCGTTTAAATAAAAAAATTATTTTATTAAAAAACCAAATCAATAATATAAAAAATTTATTATTAAATAAAAATTTCTTAGTTGGAGCTCCTTCGCATGTGATTAAAGAAAAAAAATTTTTGTTAAAAGACAATATTCGTTTTTTAAAAAAAATAAATAATCAAAAAACAGTATTATTGAAAAAAATTTAA
- a CDS encoding rhodanese-related sulfurtransferase, giving the protein MFKKNQLVFKKYLNNFCEDIHCKKRVILSFYKYFLIINPENLFNFLQFHLKNKNVLGRIYISKEGINAVISIPFILYNYFKRFFRNLYSKTRKMYINYFFENKKIAFWDLRIKIKNQLVSSKIINFNFYPNNCGIYLNASLVNKYLFNKNFIFVDMRNSYEYEIGHFSNSLSIPSKTFREQLKKLPYYLNSYRDKNIVLYCTGGIRCEKSTALLKYYGFSKIYHIYGGILSYIQQVKQNNLPNYFKGKIFVFDSRLFKKITNDILSKCITCKKNTNRSHINCFNNFCHRLFIQCKKCSIKLNSCCSVECRRILYKKIYL; this is encoded by the coding sequence ATGTTTAAAAAAAATCAATTAGTTTTTAAAAAATATTTAAATAATTTTTGTGAAGACATACATTGTAAAAAACGTGTTATTTTATCTTTTTACAAATATTTTTTAATTATTAATCCTGAAAATTTATTTAATTTTCTTCAATTTCACTTAAAAAATAAAAATGTTTTAGGTCGTATTTATATTTCTAAAGAAGGGATTAATGCTGTTATTAGTATTCCATTCATATTATATAATTACTTTAAACGTTTTTTTAGAAATTTATATTCTAAAACTAGAAAAATGTATATTAATTATTTTTTTGAGAATAAAAAAATAGCGTTTTGGGATTTACGTATAAAGATTAAAAATCAACTTGTATCCAGTAAAATAATAAATTTTAATTTTTATCCTAATAATTGTGGAATTTATTTAAATGCAAGTTTAGTAAACAAATATCTTTTTAATAAAAATTTTATTTTTGTTGATATGCGAAATTCTTATGAATATGAAATCGGACATTTTTCTAATTCCTTATCTATACCATCAAAAACCTTCCGAGAACAACTAAAAAAATTACCTTATTACTTAAATTCTTATAGAGACAAAAATATTGTTTTATATTGTACCGGGGGGATACGTTGTGAAAAGTCAACAGCTTTATTAAAATATTATGGTTTTTCTAAAATATATCATATATATGGAGGAATTTTAAGTTATATTCAGCAGGTCAAGCAAAATAACTTACCAAATTATTTTAAAGGAAAAATTTTTGTTTTTGATTCTCGTTTATTTAAAAAAATTACTAACGATATTTTATCTAAATGTATTACTTGTAAAAAAAATACAAATCGGTCGCATATTAATTGCTTTAATAATTTTTGTCATCGTTTATTTATTCAATGTAAAAAATGCTCTATAAAATTAAATTCTTGTTGTTCTGTAGAATGTAGACGTATTCTTTATAAAAAGATATATTTATAG